In Candidatus Methylomirabilota bacterium, the following proteins share a genomic window:
- a CDS encoding ABC transporter substrate-binding protein, with amino-acid sequence MPRRAFIVTMTGGILLVAPLIAGAQPAKRMPRIGVLSPASATEGLPNLQALQAGLRELGYIEGQNVTVEARWAEGHTERLPELAAELVRRPVEVLCTAGTQASQAAKRSTSTIPIVFANVAFPDRTGLVASYARPGGNVTGVAFIGPEYGKRLELLKEALPGLSRVALIYNPENAGSVLALEETQRWAATLAVRLEPHKFRGSHDFELVFGALAGRRPDALMTTADPLIHSYRVRIADFALKHRLPSMYPGREFVDSGGLMFYGGSIPEMYRRAAVYVDRILKGARTGELPVEQPTKFDMVINLSTARALGVTISPSLLQRADEVIE; translated from the coding sequence ATGCCTCGCCGCGCCTTCATCGTGACGATGACCGGCGGCATCCTCCTCGTCGCCCCGCTCATCGCGGGTGCGCAGCCGGCCAAGCGGATGCCGCGCATCGGGGTGCTATCGCCGGCCTCGGCCACCGAGGGCCTCCCCAATCTGCAGGCCCTTCAGGCTGGCCTGCGAGAGCTCGGGTACATCGAGGGTCAGAACGTCACCGTCGAGGCCCGCTGGGCCGAGGGGCACACCGAGCGTCTGCCGGAGCTCGCGGCCGAGCTGGTTCGCCGTCCGGTCGAGGTGCTCTGCACCGCGGGCACGCAGGCCTCCCAGGCGGCCAAGCGGTCGACGTCCACGATCCCGATCGTGTTCGCCAACGTGGCGTTCCCCGATCGGACGGGCCTCGTTGCGAGCTACGCGCGCCCGGGCGGCAACGTCACCGGGGTCGCGTTCATCGGCCCCGAATACGGCAAGCGCTTGGAGCTCCTCAAGGAGGCCCTTCCGGGGCTGTCTCGGGTCGCCCTCATCTACAATCCCGAGAACGCGGGGAGCGTCTTGGCTCTCGAAGAGACCCAGCGATGGGCGGCGACTCTGGCCGTCCGGCTCGAGCCCCACAAGTTTCGAGGCTCCCACGATTTCGAGTTGGTCTTCGGAGCGCTCGCCGGGCGTCGACCCGATGCGCTCATGACCACGGCCGATCCGCTCATCCATTCCTACCGCGTGCGTATCGCCGACTTCGCGCTGAAACACCGGCTGCCCTCGATGTATCCAGGCCGGGAATTCGTGGACTCCGGGGGCCTCATGTTCTATGGCGGGAGCATTCCCGAGATGTATCGGCGCGCGGCGGTCTATGTGGACCGGATCCTGAAGGGCGCCAGGACGGGCGAGCTGCCGGTGGAGCAGCCGACGAAGTTCGACATGGTGATCAACCTCAGCACCGCCCGGGCCCTCGGCGTGACCATCTCGCCGTCGCTGCTGCAGCGGGCGGACGAGGTGATCGAGTAG
- a CDS encoding cobalamin-independent methionine synthase II family protein, with translation MKRSIDRILTTHTGSLPRPPDLAGMLDALDTGGAVDAAALEARVRRAVADIVRRQVDAGVDVVSDGEQGKVGYSTYVRHRLTGFDGQSGAAKRADWADFPEAAARAERRAAILRPACNGPIDWKDRGAVQKDVANFRAAVESAVPTDAFMSAASPGVIAHFLQNTHYPSREAYLARLVDVMKEEYDAIHRAGFVLQVDCPDLAMSRHLAFPEVGNAEFVRIAEGNVEALNHALRDIPPDRLRLHLCWGNYEGPHHRDIPLREILPVVLRARPQAISLEGANPRHAHEWAVFREVKLPEDKILIPGVLDTTTNFIEHPELIAQRIVCYAEVVGRERVMAGSDCGFATFARSQPLVEPEIVWAKLESMAEGARLASRQLWK, from the coding sequence ATGAAGCGGAGCATCGACCGCATCCTCACCACGCACACCGGGAGCCTGCCGCGTCCGCCCGACCTGGCCGGGATGCTCGACGCGCTCGACACCGGGGGCGCCGTCGACGCGGCCGCGCTCGAGGCGCGGGTGCGCCGCGCCGTCGCCGACATCGTGCGCCGGCAGGTGGACGCCGGCGTCGACGTGGTGAGCGACGGCGAGCAGGGCAAGGTGGGCTACTCGACCTACGTGCGGCACCGGCTCACCGGCTTCGACGGCCAGAGCGGCGCGGCGAAGCGAGCCGACTGGGCCGACTTCCCGGAGGCGGCGGCGCGGGCCGAGCGCCGCGCCGCGATCCTGCGGCCGGCCTGCAACGGCCCGATCGACTGGAAGGACCGCGGGGCGGTGCAGAAGGACGTGGCCAATTTCCGCGCCGCCGTCGAGAGCGCCGTCCCCACCGACGCGTTCATGAGCGCGGCCTCGCCGGGGGTGATCGCCCACTTCCTCCAGAACACGCACTACCCGAGCCGCGAGGCGTACCTCGCCCGGCTGGTCGACGTGATGAAGGAGGAGTACGACGCGATCCACCGCGCCGGCTTCGTCCTGCAGGTCGACTGCCCGGACCTGGCCATGAGCCGCCATCTGGCGTTCCCCGAGGTCGGCAACGCCGAGTTCGTGCGGATCGCCGAGGGCAACGTGGAGGCGCTCAACCACGCGCTTCGCGACATCCCGCCCGACCGGCTGCGCCTGCACCTCTGCTGGGGCAACTACGAGGGCCCGCATCACCGCGACATCCCGCTGCGCGAGATCCTGCCGGTGGTCCTCCGCGCGCGTCCGCAGGCCATCTCGCTCGAGGGCGCCAATCCCCGCCACGCGCACGAGTGGGCGGTGTTCCGGGAGGTCAAGCTACCGGAGGACAAGATCCTGATCCCCGGCGTGCTCGACACCACCACCAACTTCATCGAGCACCCCGAGCTGATCGCGCAGCGGATCGTGTGCTACGCGGAGGTCGTGGGACGCGAGCGGGTGATGGCGGGCAGCGACTGCGGCTTCGCGACCTTCGCGCGGTCGCAGCCTCTCGTGGAGCCGGAGATCGTCTGGGCGAAGCTCGAGTCGATGGCGGAGGGGGCGCGGCTGGCGTCCCGCCAACTCTGGAAATAG